From the Selenomonas timonae genome, one window contains:
- a CDS encoding AAA family ATPase, giving the protein MTDMENTPKLTKGGQPSVTNSARRYWIYSPGEKARHWQEFYADKIMGIGWDELGDLSQYTSKEDMKTAMRDKYDPDKSYINDGHAVWQFANVLKVGDVVFAKRGKKALIGRGIVTSGYVYDKTRGEYKHIHNVDWTHKGEWAHPGEAVTKTLTDITPYTTYVEELESLVLGEAVDLERDDEPVGKFPAYTKADFLREVYMSEDAFETLKALLHRKKNIILQGAPGVGKTFAAKRLAYAIMGEMDKRRVKMIQFHQSYSYEDFIMGYRPNETGGFKQKCGPFYDFCKKAEEDNERPYFFIIDEINRGNLSKIFGELLMLIEADKRGASNSLRLLYNDEQFCVPDNVHIIGMMNTADRSLALIDYALRRRFAFYDMAPAFDSDGFKQMKSAINNKKYNALIDKVIALNQEISNDSALGDGFRIGHSYFCTDAPIDDAWLSSVVEHELILLLQEYYFDAPDKLNNWVGELRSALDV; this is encoded by the coding sequence ATGACAGACATGGAAAATACGCCGAAGCTGACTAAAGGGGGACAGCCATCTGTGACGAATAGCGCCCGTCGTTATTGGATCTATTCTCCCGGCGAGAAGGCGCGGCACTGGCAGGAATTCTACGCAGATAAAATTATGGGGATTGGTTGGGACGAGCTTGGTGATCTTTCGCAGTACACCTCAAAAGAGGATATGAAAACAGCTATGAGAGACAAGTACGACCCTGACAAATCCTATATAAATGACGGTCATGCCGTATGGCAGTTCGCAAACGTCCTCAAAGTCGGCGATGTTGTATTCGCCAAACGAGGGAAAAAGGCCTTGATTGGACGCGGCATCGTTACATCGGGCTATGTCTATGACAAAACGCGCGGCGAGTACAAACATATCCACAATGTAGATTGGACACATAAAGGGGAATGGGCGCATCCAGGGGAGGCAGTAACCAAGACACTGACCGATATTACACCATACACCACGTACGTTGAGGAGCTGGAATCGCTCGTACTTGGCGAAGCAGTCGATTTAGAGCGAGACGATGAACCCGTTGGCAAATTCCCTGCTTACACCAAAGCAGATTTCCTTCGCGAGGTCTATATGAGCGAGGATGCCTTTGAAACGCTGAAAGCTCTGCTCCATCGCAAGAAAAATATCATCCTTCAGGGGGCGCCGGGTGTCGGTAAGACCTTTGCCGCAAAGCGGCTGGCATACGCCATCATGGGCGAAATGGATAAACGCCGCGTGAAAATGATCCAGTTTCACCAGAGCTACAGCTATGAGGATTTCATCATGGGCTATCGCCCGAATGAGACTGGTGGCTTCAAACAAAAATGCGGACCTTTTTATGATTTCTGCAAGAAAGCAGAGGAAGACAACGAGCGTCCCTATTTCTTCATCATTGACGAGATCAACCGCGGCAACCTCAGCAAGATCTTCGGTGAGCTGCTCATGCTGATCGAGGCGGACAAGCGCGGTGCATCAAATTCGCTCCGCCTGCTCTACAACGATGAGCAGTTCTGCGTGCCGGATAACGTCCACATCATCGGTATGATGAACACCGCCGACCGCAGTCTCGCCCTGATCGACTATGCCCTGCGCCGCCGCTTTGCCTTCTATGATATGGCACCGGCATTTGACTCCGATGGATTCAAACAGATGAAAAGTGCGATTAACAATAAGAAATACAACGCACTGATCGACAAGGTCATCGCACTGAATCAGGAGATCAGCAATGACTCGGCGCTCGGCGATGGCTTCCGCATTGGGCACAGCTATTTCTGCACGGATGCCCCCATTGATGATGCATGGCTGTCCTCGGTTGTTGAGCACGAACTGATCCTGCTGTTGCAGGAATACTATTTTGATGCACCGGACAAGCTCAATAATTGGGTCGGGGAACTGAGGAGTGCCCTAGATGTCTGA
- a CDS encoding AAA family ATPase: MYYTEIIKIIESGMRKDPVKVASYSRLLAKKMEADGENRGSTRILSALNRVGGSQAVMDTLTTLPVDQESRLDIAEIDYAPSVEHIILSKSVQAVLDDFRDTIQSKNKMISMGLNLRTTLLLYGPPGCGKTSAAKYLASELKLPLVTARFDTLISSLLGNTAKNIHRIFAYAKKQPCILFLDEFDAIAKARDDAHELGELKRVVNSLLQNIDDFSQEGILLAATNHAGMLDKAVWRRFQTVIELPAPERDEIRRFIRQFPKIADDSGITETQWKHILGTMEGLSYSDIKDIVQNMLKKAVLQKKMEIGILDYIIEVFLFKHHGNYSQVDMIQYLSDHGVTQKVIGDHFRISERQVRNYLGKGVRNYGETASN, translated from the coding sequence ATGTACTATACAGAAATCATAAAAATCATAGAATCCGGAATGCGAAAGGATCCAGTCAAAGTTGCCAGTTATTCCCGTCTCCTTGCAAAGAAGATGGAGGCTGACGGGGAAAACAGGGGGAGCACACGTATCCTGTCTGCATTGAATCGTGTGGGTGGAAGTCAGGCGGTTATGGACACATTGACAACGCTGCCTGTAGATCAAGAAAGCCGCCTCGATATTGCGGAGATTGACTATGCGCCCTCTGTTGAGCACATTATTCTTAGTAAATCGGTTCAGGCAGTATTGGATGACTTCAGGGATACCATCCAAAGTAAAAACAAAATGATATCCATGGGGCTGAACCTCCGTACAACACTACTCCTTTACGGACCTCCAGGCTGTGGGAAGACAAGTGCAGCAAAATATCTTGCTTCGGAGCTGAAGCTTCCTCTTGTTACGGCACGGTTTGACACCCTCATATCATCACTGCTCGGGAATACGGCGAAGAATATTCATCGTATCTTTGCGTATGCAAAAAAACAGCCGTGCATTCTGTTCCTGGATGAATTTGATGCGATTGCAAAGGCCAGAGATGACGCACATGAGCTTGGTGAGCTGAAACGGGTGGTGAACAGTCTCCTCCAGAACATTGATGATTTTTCCCAGGAGGGGATACTCCTCGCAGCGACCAATCATGCCGGGATGCTCGATAAGGCGGTTTGGCGTCGGTTTCAGACTGTCATTGAACTTCCTGCGCCGGAGCGCGATGAGATTCGCAGATTTATCAGGCAGTTCCCCAAGATTGCGGATGATTCAGGTATTACCGAGACGCAATGGAAACACATACTGGGAACGATGGAAGGGCTCTCATATTCCGATATCAAGGACATCGTCCAAAATATGCTGAAAAAGGCTGTGCTTCAAAAAAAGATGGAGATTGGGATACTGGATTACATTATCGAGGTATTCCTGTTCAAACATCATGGGAACTACAGTCAGGTGGACATGATACAGTATCTAAGCGATCATGGCGTGACTCAGAAAGTGATCGGTGACCACTTCAGGATCTCTGAACGGCAGGTCAGAAACTACCTGGGGAAAGGAGTGCGTAACTATGGAGAAACGGCTTCCAATTAA
- a CDS encoding cell invasion protein SipA has translation MMNTKMMKKTAVAALVGVLGYGAVGAAEVSASALNAPQRVTQTAFTTADGSADMQQLAWGGKRKKKGGKKYSQGSVNTAIIAGAVIGAIIAKNT, from the coding sequence ATGATGAATACAAAGATGATGAAGAAAACGGCTGTTGCTGCTCTCGTCGGTGTGCTCGGCTATGGTGCTGTCGGTGCGGCAGAGGTCTCTGCGAGCGCACTGAATGCGCCGCAGCGCGTCACGCAGACGGCGTTCACCACGGCGGACGGCAGCGCGGACATGCAGCAGCTCGCATGGGGCGGCAAGCGCAAGAAGAAGGGCGGCAAGAAGTACTCACAGGGCAGTGTCAACACCGCCATCATCGCGGGTGCCGTCATTGGCGCGATCATCGCGAAGAATACCTAA
- a CDS encoding 5'-nucleotidase, lipoprotein e(P4) family translates to MTTWKKSFALGAAAFLLGSGAAWAAEPAAVGATYAENAANAPMPLPLTEEEVSAQQLADAEYMALLWMRTSAEYRALCYQGYNAALMAIDRAQANPAARSGKPLAIVLDCDETVTDNTRAMAASVAAGSGRFDALWWRATVHEGRSEALPGAADFLNEVVRRGVAIFYVSNRWSEVNYEPTIENLKALGFPSVDAEHVLLMEDRTQSDKQPRFDKIAADYDIVVYMGDNAGDLPLGTKGMNRAARNAAIDAAREEFGTQYIVFPNPAYGAWISAMSKEYMTMTPEAREEFYAKTLTE, encoded by the coding sequence ATGACAACATGGAAGAAATCTTTTGCACTCGGCGCTGCGGCATTCCTGCTCGGCAGCGGGGCGGCATGGGCGGCGGAACCTGCGGCAGTAGGCGCAACGTATGCGGAGAATGCAGCGAACGCACCGATGCCCCTGCCGCTCACCGAGGAGGAGGTGAGCGCACAGCAGCTTGCCGATGCCGAGTACATGGCACTCCTCTGGATGCGCACGTCGGCAGAATACCGTGCGCTCTGCTATCAGGGCTACAATGCGGCGCTCATGGCAATCGACCGGGCGCAGGCGAACCCTGCCGCCCGTAGCGGCAAGCCGCTCGCCATCGTTCTCGACTGCGATGAGACCGTCACGGACAACACACGCGCCATGGCGGCGAGCGTCGCCGCAGGCAGCGGTCGGTTTGATGCGCTCTGGTGGCGCGCGACCGTGCACGAGGGACGCTCCGAGGCACTGCCGGGCGCGGCGGACTTCCTGAACGAAGTCGTACGGCGCGGTGTTGCCATCTTCTACGTCAGCAACCGCTGGAGTGAGGTCAACTACGAGCCGACCATCGAGAACCTCAAGGCACTCGGCTTCCCCTCCGTGGACGCGGAGCACGTTCTCCTCATGGAGGATCGGACACAGAGCGACAAGCAGCCGCGCTTTGACAAGATCGCCGCAGACTATGACATCGTCGTCTACATGGGCGACAATGCGGGCGATCTGCCGCTCGGCACAAAGGGTATGAACCGCGCCGCACGCAATGCCGCCATTGATGCTGCGCGGGAGGAGTTCGGCACCCAGTACATCGTCTTCCCGAACCCCGCCTACGGCGCGTGGATCAGCGCGATGTCGAAGGAATATATGACCATGACCCCCGAGGCGCGCGAGGAGTTCTATGCAAAGACACTGACGGAGTAA
- a CDS encoding NCS2 family permease — MNSFLEEQFERQFRLQEHQTSVSTEIIAGLTTFATMGYVLAVVPHMMGEAGVPEGAMLTGMVLMIFLTSMAMGLYTNRPFALAPGMGSVAIFSITMVQLQNVPIGVASAIVFLSGLLFIIVTVLGIRKVIVMTIPRGIKISISAGVGIFLAVIGMRNAKLLAVNAKKVALSFGDLTQPVVILAAITFVILLVLTARKVRGAALISILAGTVIGIPMGLTKIPESIFRMPDSIAPIFFNFDLVGALDLQYLPFLFAFFLPDFFSSFGTAIGIGGKAGFLDKNGDLPDIDKVFHVDSIAATVGSFFTIPVLITYLESGAGVEAGGRTGLTACTTAAAFLLILAVTPLALMIPAAATAPVLIYVGVSMMAGMRNLDYTDIAEYIPAFLCIAFTAYTFNIANGISVAFIAFVLMKLAAGRMHELHKGHYLLALLLAYYFYAIAGVK; from the coding sequence ATGAATTCATTCCTAGAGGAGCAGTTTGAACGGCAGTTCCGACTGCAGGAGCACCAGACCTCCGTCAGTACGGAGATCATCGCGGGTCTCACGACGTTCGCGACGATGGGCTATGTGCTCGCTGTCGTGCCGCACATGATGGGCGAGGCGGGCGTTCCCGAGGGAGCGATGCTCACCGGCATGGTGCTGATGATCTTCCTCACGTCGATGGCGATGGGGCTCTACACGAACCGCCCCTTTGCGCTCGCGCCCGGCATGGGCAGCGTTGCGATCTTCTCGATCACCATGGTGCAGCTTCAAAATGTGCCGATCGGCGTCGCGAGTGCCATCGTCTTTCTGAGTGGTTTGCTGTTCATCATCGTTACGGTGCTTGGTATTCGTAAGGTTATTGTCATGACGATCCCGCGCGGTATCAAGATCTCGATCAGCGCGGGCGTCGGCATCTTCCTCGCTGTGATCGGCATGCGCAATGCAAAGCTGCTCGCCGTCAACGCAAAGAAGGTTGCGCTCTCGTTCGGCGATCTCACGCAGCCCGTCGTCATCCTCGCTGCGATCACCTTCGTCATCCTCCTCGTGCTTACGGCACGCAAGGTGCGCGGCGCGGCACTCATCAGCATCCTCGCGGGGACGGTCATCGGCATCCCGATGGGGCTCACGAAGATCCCCGAGAGCATCTTTCGCATGCCGGACAGCATTGCGCCGATCTTCTTCAATTTTGACCTTGTCGGCGCACTTGACCTTCAGTATCTGCCGTTCCTCTTTGCGTTCTTCCTGCCGGATTTCTTCTCGAGCTTCGGCACGGCGATCGGCATCGGCGGCAAGGCGGGCTTCCTCGACAAGAATGGCGACCTGCCCGACATCGACAAGGTCTTCCACGTCGACTCCATCGCCGCGACGGTCGGCTCCTTCTTCACCATCCCGGTTCTCATCACCTACCTCGAGTCCGGCGCGGGCGTGGAGGCGGGTGGACGTACGGGGCTGACGGCATGCACGACAGCGGCAGCCTTTCTCCTCATCCTCGCGGTGACCCCGCTCGCGCTCATGATCCCAGCGGCGGCGACTGCACCCGTCCTCATCTACGTCGGGGTCAGCATGATGGCGGGTATGCGCAACCTCGACTACACGGACATTGCCGAGTACATCCCGGCGTTCCTCTGCATCGCCTTTACCGCGTACACGTTCAACATTGCGAACGGCATCTCCGTCGCGTTCATCGCGTTCGTCCTCATGAAGCTCGCCGCTGGGCGCATGCATGAGCTGCACAAGGGGCACTATCTGCTCGCGCTCCTCCTCGCATACTACTTCTACGCCATTGCGGGCGTGAAATAG
- a CDS encoding cysteine hydrolase family protein, whose amino-acid sequence MRKAIVVVDMQNDFIDGALGTREAQEMLPHMVDKLTAARAEGTALIFTMDTHGADYLTTQEGKKLPVEHCIRGTAGWEIAPALHPFVREATAVIEKPAFGAMTLPAALADYDEIELVGLCTDICVISNALLVKAFYPEKPVSVDASCCAGVTPESHANALAAMRMCQVEVR is encoded by the coding sequence ATGCGCAAAGCAATCGTTGTTGTAGATATGCAGAATGACTTTATCGACGGGGCACTCGGAACGAGGGAGGCGCAGGAGATGCTGCCGCATATGGTGGACAAGCTCACCGCCGCGCGCGCAGAGGGCACGGCGCTCATCTTCACAATGGATACGCACGGCGCGGACTACCTCACGACGCAGGAGGGGAAGAAATTGCCCGTGGAGCACTGTATCCGCGGCACGGCGGGCTGGGAGATCGCGCCCGCATTGCACCCCTTCGTGCGTGAGGCTACCGCTGTCATCGAGAAGCCCGCCTTCGGCGCGATGACGCTGCCCGCCGCACTCGCGGACTATGACGAGATCGAGCTGGTGGGTCTGTGCACCGACATCTGCGTCATCTCCAACGCCCTCCTCGTGAAGGCATTCTACCCCGAAAAGCCCGTCTCCGTCGACGCCTCCTGCTGCGCGGGCGTCACGCCTGAGAGTCACGCGAATGCGCTCGCGGCGATGCGGATGTGTCAGGTGGAGGTGAGATGA
- the mcrC gene encoding 5-methylcytosine-specific restriction endonuclease system specificity protein McrC yields the protein MSDNHMIRNIYHMLAYAFEALRKDDWDTLAAEDFEHIHDLLAAILVYGIPIQIKRGLHRDYLRQEGGIAGVRGQILISETLRQQTLPQGRLVCAYDEFVTDTPHNRILKTTMLLLLRHGSVNAVRKQILRKLLLYFAEVHEIAPAAIHWTALKYHRNNASYRLLLGICQLVIEDLLLTTEKGTHRLANYFSAKAMHWIYEHFVRNYYRAEHTDLRVSAMHVKWDTTTPSRYLPAMKTDVSLEKNGKRLIIDTKYYCHTMQTNEKYTSTTFISHNLYQIYAYVKNCDTHRTGNVAGVLLYAMTDEAITPNEDMMIAGSRISVKTLDLGQDWSEIRRQLDQFCSWF from the coding sequence ATGTCTGATAACCACATGATTCGCAACATCTACCATATGCTCGCCTATGCATTCGAGGCTCTGCGCAAGGATGACTGGGATACGCTTGCTGCCGAGGATTTCGAGCACATACATGACCTGCTTGCGGCAATCCTCGTGTATGGTATCCCCATACAGATCAAGCGAGGTCTGCACCGTGATTATCTGCGGCAGGAAGGAGGTATTGCAGGTGTACGGGGGCAAATTCTCATCTCTGAGACCCTGCGGCAGCAGACTCTGCCGCAGGGCAGACTCGTATGTGCCTACGACGAATTCGTCACGGATACGCCGCATAACCGCATCCTGAAGACAACCATGCTTCTCCTGCTGCGGCATGGCAGCGTGAATGCCGTACGCAAGCAAATCCTCCGCAAGCTGCTTCTCTATTTCGCAGAGGTTCATGAGATCGCACCTGCCGCTATCCATTGGACTGCGCTGAAATACCATCGCAACAACGCCTCATATCGGCTGCTGCTCGGCATCTGTCAGCTCGTCATCGAAGACTTGCTGCTCACGACAGAGAAGGGGACGCATCGCCTCGCAAATTATTTTTCAGCCAAGGCAATGCACTGGATCTATGAGCACTTCGTGCGGAACTACTATAGGGCAGAGCATACGGATCTGAGGGTCAGCGCCATGCATGTCAAGTGGGACACCACCACGCCCAGTAGATATCTGCCTGCGATGAAAACGGATGTTTCGCTGGAGAAGAATGGCAAGCGACTAATTATCGACACAAAATATTATTGCCATACCATGCAGACAAATGAAAAATACACGAGCACAACATTTATCTCTCACAATCTCTATCAGATCTATGCCTATGTGAAGAACTGTGACACCCATCGAACAGGAAATGTCGCAGGCGTCCTGCTCTATGCCATGACCGACGAAGCGATTACGCCGAATGAGGATATGATGATTGCAGGCAGCCGAATCAGCGTGAAAACGCTCGATCTTGGGCAGGATTGGTCTGAAATCAGAAGACAGCTCGATCAGTTCTGCAGCTGGTTCTAA
- a CDS encoding MFS transporter, producing the protein MDSSSRSISLLVILSAFMAFASLWLLVDGLTGALGLWGIALPMLIVFSTNGIIAACSNAAALSCVPDEVTGSAAALIGALQYGSGMISSVLLAIFSDGTPAAMCIIIAAFVLCAAAMAFLSEPDGASKNFHSTTKIRSKS; encoded by the coding sequence ATGGACAGCAGCAGCAGGAGCATCTCGTTGCTCGTTATTCTGAGCGCATTTATGGCGTTTGCCTCGCTCTGGCTGCTCGTGGACGGACTCACCGGGGCACTTGGGCTCTGGGGTATCGCCCTTCCAATGCTGATCGTTTTCAGCACGAACGGAATCATTGCGGCGTGCTCCAACGCAGCTGCGCTCTCGTGCGTCCCCGACGAGGTGACAGGCTCGGCGGCGGCGCTCATCGGCGCGCTCCAATACGGCAGCGGCATGATCTCCTCCGTCCTCCTCGCCATCTTCTCCGACGGGACGCCCGCGGCAATGTGCATCATCATCGCCGCATTCGTCCTGTGCGCGGCGGCAATGGCATTCCTCTCGGAACCAGATGGGGCATCGAAGAATTTTCATTCAACAACAAAAATTAGGAGCAAGTCCTAA
- a CDS encoding adenine deaminase C-terminal domain-containing protein, giving the protein MNIDVLLTNGQVYNSYLKKFVAGNIAVSGDRFAYVGTDALPIAPQRTIDLAGQYVIPGLIDCHMHIESTMCAPRTFMNGAARNGVTTLIPEPHEIANVFGLAGIRALMQTTQNGPCDVRIAIPSSVPSTNETLETAGAAIENDDVEALMHMEQVICLGEVMDCRAVLADAHSKTNRLIRQIQHGRPDFSIEGHCPRFVGWELAQLLYRGIRSDHTDQSMEGLAARAANGMFIQLQEKTLKKEFLDYLMENRLSGRFALVTDDTMPDDFVRRGQLNHLVQRSIELGLAPEEAIYAATYAPAQHMGLRDKGAIAPGRIADFVVLSDLRAFAIESVWHAGAQVFARGEAWEEPERDTSFPAHFYHSVHLSPRTAEDFVLRAPIREGTALCRILAVQEHTTFVAEERAELPVRGGVIDWESSPYNLACVFERHGKNGGCGMALIGGTALTCGAAATTYAHDSHNLLVLGQTAADMQMAANTVIEAQGGFVAVRDGSVQAFAPLPIAGILSDRPLPVLGEQIAGVRRALTDCGYRHDNVIMSLSTLSLPVSPYFKLTDKGIIDVKKGAVAPLILETRG; this is encoded by the coding sequence ATGAACATCGACGTACTTCTGACGAACGGTCAGGTCTACAACAGCTATCTCAAAAAGTTCGTCGCGGGAAACATTGCGGTCAGCGGCGACCGCTTTGCCTATGTCGGCACCGATGCGCTACCGATCGCGCCGCAGCGTACGATCGATCTTGCGGGGCAGTATGTGATCCCGGGACTGATCGACTGTCATATGCACATTGAGAGTACGATGTGCGCTCCACGTACATTTATGAACGGCGCTGCACGCAACGGCGTGACAACACTCATTCCCGAGCCGCATGAGATTGCAAACGTCTTCGGCCTTGCGGGCATCCGCGCGCTGATGCAGACGACGCAGAACGGCCCCTGCGACGTTCGGATCGCCATCCCCTCGTCTGTCCCGTCGACGAATGAGACGCTCGAGACCGCCGGCGCTGCGATCGAGAACGATGATGTCGAGGCGCTCATGCACATGGAGCAGGTCATCTGCCTCGGCGAGGTCATGGACTGCCGCGCGGTGCTCGCGGACGCGCATTCCAAGACGAACCGCCTGATCCGGCAGATCCAGCACGGGCGGCCGGATTTCTCCATCGAGGGGCACTGTCCGCGCTTCGTCGGATGGGAGCTCGCGCAGCTCCTCTATCGCGGCATCCGTTCGGATCATACGGATCAGTCGATGGAGGGGCTCGCCGCGCGTGCCGCGAATGGAATGTTCATCCAGCTGCAGGAAAAGACGCTGAAGAAGGAGTTCCTCGACTACCTCATGGAGAACCGCCTGTCGGGGCGCTTTGCCCTCGTCACGGACGACACAATGCCGGACGATTTCGTGCGGCGCGGACAGCTCAACCATCTCGTGCAGCGGAGCATCGAGCTCGGCCTCGCGCCGGAGGAGGCGATCTATGCGGCGACCTATGCGCCCGCGCAGCACATGGGACTCCGGGACAAGGGCGCCATCGCGCCCGGGCGCATCGCTGACTTTGTCGTGCTCTCCGACCTGCGAGCCTTTGCCATCGAGAGCGTCTGGCACGCGGGGGCGCAGGTCTTTGCACGCGGCGAGGCGTGGGAGGAGCCGGAGCGCGATACGTCGTTCCCGGCGCATTTCTATCACAGCGTTCATCTGTCGCCGCGCACGGCCGAGGATTTCGTCCTGCGTGCGCCGATCAGAGAGGGGACGGCTCTCTGCCGCATCCTCGCGGTGCAGGAGCATACGACCTTTGTTGCGGAGGAGCGCGCGGAGCTGCCTGTGCGCGGCGGCGTGATCGACTGGGAGAGCAGCCCCTACAACCTTGCCTGTGTCTTTGAACGGCACGGCAAAAATGGCGGCTGCGGCATGGCGCTCATCGGCGGGACGGCGCTCACCTGCGGTGCGGCGGCGACCACCTACGCGCATGACAGCCACAATCTGCTCGTCCTCGGGCAGACGGCGGCGGACATGCAGATGGCGGCCAACACCGTCATCGAGGCGCAGGGCGGATTCGTCGCGGTGCGGGACGGCAGTGTGCAGGCGTTTGCCCCGCTGCCGATCGCGGGCATCCTCTCCGATCGCCCGCTGCCCGTCCTCGGCGAACAGATCGCCGGCGTCCGCCGCGCTCTCACGGACTGCGGCTACCGCCACGATAACGTCATCATGTCCCTGAGCACCCTCTCCCTGCCCGTCAGCCCGTATTTCAAATTGACCGACAAGGGGATCATCGACGTGAAAAAAGGCGCCGTTGCGCCGCTGATTTTGGAGACGAGGGGCTGA
- a CDS encoding N-acetylmuramoyl-L-alanine amidase yields MSAVLPRSAMHRVTCTELRELAAAYRPALMYAAARCARETKLYLHWTAGHYGQFFADYHVQIDADGGIYVIGAGALDELLAATYLRNSGSVSIALLAACGATTDDLGTEPPTAAQIESMAQTTAALADGLWLTIDKERILTHGEAADNEDGIRAHAPYGPRSTCERWDLEYLGTEESPVFDPWATDGTRGGDVLRGKAQYYRAHGIF; encoded by the coding sequence ATGAGCGCCGTCCTCCCCCGCTCTGCCATGCACCGCGTCACCTGCACCGAACTGCGTGAACTCGCTGCGGCGTACCGTCCCGCCCTGATGTACGCCGCCGCGCGGTGCGCGCGTGAGACGAAGCTGTACCTCCACTGGACGGCGGGGCACTACGGGCAGTTCTTTGCGGACTACCATGTGCAGATCGATGCGGATGGCGGCATCTATGTGATTGGCGCGGGCGCACTTGACGAACTGCTTGCTGCGACCTATCTGCGTAACAGCGGGAGCGTGAGCATCGCCCTCCTCGCGGCGTGCGGTGCAACCACCGACGATCTTGGGACGGAGCCGCCGACCGCCGCACAGATCGAGTCGATGGCACAGACAACGGCGGCGCTCGCGGACGGCCTCTGGCTCACGATCGACAAGGAGCGCATCCTCACCCACGGCGAGGCGGCGGACAACGAGGACGGCATACGCGCACACGCGCCCTACGGCCCGCGCTCCACCTGCGAGCGTTGGGATCTGGAGTACCTCGGCACAGAGGAGAGCCCCGTGTTCGACCCGTGGGCGACGGATGGCACGCGCGGCGGCGATGTCCTGCGCGGGAAAGCGCAGTATTATCGGGCACATGGTATTTTCTAA